A segment of the Candida albicans SC5314 chromosome 2, complete sequence genome:
CTCtctatataaataataactCTAATAAACTTCTAAAATGTAACGACCATCTTCCTTCATGtcttcaacaactttaGCAACATCCTTAATTTCTTCACCATTCTTTTTAGCACCATTACGAACAATATCTTCCAAACATGCAGTGATATCTGGTACTGGCCAAGTTGGTCCACACAAATAGAATGAACCGTTTTTGGTTACAATAGCATCAGTCAACTCTTCAATTGTTTGTCTGATTCTGTCTTGAATATAGATTTTTTCTGGTTGATCTCTTGAAAATGCTGCACCAATATGAGTCAAAACACCAGCATCTTTATAAGCTTCCCAAAGCTCACCATAAAGATATTCTTCCTTTTTGTGTCTTGATCCCAAGTACAAATAGATATCACCAATCTCCATACCTTGTTGTTTTTGCCAAATTTTCTCTTCAATAAATGCCTTGAATGGAGCCAACCCAGTACCCAAACCTGACATGACAATAGGTTGAGTAGACAATGGTGGCAACTTCATAACTGATGGTTTAACACTAACAACCAACTCATCGCCAATCTTTAAATCGgataaatatttggaaCAATGACCATATCTCAATCTTCCCTTTGGATCAACCCagtcaacaacaacaattaacaAGTGAACAGCATTAGGATGGATTCTTTGTGAAGACGCAATTGAATATTCTCTTCTTTTCAAAGGAGCAATGattttaatcaattcttcaaatgaTGGTCTTGCTGATTTGAACTCTTGTAAAATGTCGAAATAActatcaaaatcaacttcttgtctctttttcaattcttcagcACCTTCAGCACTAGCTAATTTGGTCAAAGCagctttttctttttcttcagtAGCAAATTCAGCTAATGATTCATAAAATCTTTTCGGTGGTTTACCCAAGAAATCGACTGTTTCAGACAATGCTTGTCTGGCTGATctaatttcaacaattttgcTATCGTCTTTATTGGTGACTTCAACAAGTGAATCGCCATCAACATTGTAGAATTTCAAGAATTCTTCAACTGCTTCGCTGTTGTTTCTACCGTGAATACCTAATGCTTCACCAATGTCATAAGTCAACCCGGTACCAGTagtatcaaattcaatatgGAAAATGTTTCTTGAATACTCAGTTGGAGTCAATCTCTTGTTTTCTTGAACTTTGACCACAAAATTCTTGACTGGCAAGTCTGGTCTCAAATCTTTAGAAACATTGTAAGCTTCTGGGAAAGTAATCTTTTGTGCAAGAGACTTGTAACCAGTATTGTTAATTTCTTCAGCAGCTTCAATAGGATTTCTAGGATTGGCAAAGAAGGAAGTTTCAATAGGGAAAAATGGCAACTCTTTAGGTTCTTCAGCTTCAGTTTCAGCTTCAGCTTgttctttgtctttttcttcagcttcattctctttcttttcttcagCTTCTTTGACTTCATCTTTCAAATCGACCCATTCAGGAACAACTGGAATCTCTTTGATACCTTCGTTTTCATCAACGGAATTGATAAAGTTATCTAAAACAGTGCCTAACAACTCGAATGAGTTACCATTGGcttgtaataatttgttGACGATGAATCCACCCAATTCAGGTAATGCACTTCTCCAAAATGCCAATTGGATCAAAAATTCACCAGAAAATCCTTTGGTGGCACTATTAGCTTcatccaatttttcaataattgaaaagtCAATAGCATACAATTTGTTGTGGTTTTTAGCcaaatcttttttgaattctattggtaatttttcaatcaattcttccttggtcaatgatttttgattaatgTACAAGATAGAAGCATCAGGTTTTGCTGTAGCTAAAATGTCGTAGTATT
Coding sequences within it:
- the MET10 gene encoding sulfite reductase subunit alpha (Sulfite reductase; role in sulfur amino acid metabolism; induced by human whole blood or PMNs; Hog1-induced; possibly adherence-induced; flow model, Spider model, F-12/CO2 biofilm induced), producing MAPHALPVSSKTTSEVDVTSSSSFSLIKANPFGLTTDPQEIKNTTYTSATTIINQTIYSIASKIFSYETVGDENLLDSNIQLWLQYQRLNAYGIVPFYNKFQVRSGAANAILGYFTKNGTNGQPVSTLLGSNGLNYMRTALSSATADKLPLALNVSAIDFNQDSLVSNYGEALNAARALSYPVFTPVDSNDALEIQHLAILNHFYSFFSGKPSVYLFDGPEFVKTFKKFENVLSTNDIFQLYQGLLDSAAGEVSIDAAFNALNKVTGKNYSQFEYVGSENPKTVFVVYGTHQSTQLSQIVSKLDVGLVKVRVPVPFNQEKLVQVIPQSTKKLVVLSSNDGLMADVTAGLFLGGRYHSLSLDEFNYPLDFKWTPVTVTKLLNEFVSLDFEKIFPVVKPADEILTANSSPEGSYLFWGKDNGIIVDTVDKLALSLSLDNSKNVAIRNTFDNGNGGGLFQSQIVSTTGPIRAVDAADVVVIEDLSLLQYYDILATAKPDASILYINQKSLTKEELIEKLPIEFKKDLAKNHNKLYAIDFSIIEKLDEANSATKGFSGEFLIQLAFWRSALPELGGFIVNKLLQANGNSFELLGTVLDNFINSVDENEGIKEIPVVPEWVDLKDEVKEAEEKKENEAEEKDKEQAEAETEAEEPKELPFFPIETSFFANPRNPIEAAEEINNTGYKSLAQKITFPEAYNVSKDLRPDLPVKNFVVKVQENKRLTPTEYSRNIFHIEFDTTGTGLTYDIGEALGIHGRNNSEAVEEFLKFYNVDGDSLVEVTNKDDSKIVEIRSARQALSETVDFLGKPPKRFYESLAEFATEEKEKAALTKLASAEGAEELKKRQEVDFDSYFDILQEFKSARPSFEELIKIIAPLKRREYSIASSQRIHPNAVHLLIVVVDWVDPKGRLRYGHCSKYLSDLKIGDELVVSVKPSVMKLPPLSTQPIVMSGLGTGLAPFKAFIEEKIWQKQQGMEIGDIYLYLGSRHKKEEYLYGELWEAYKDAGVLTHIGAAFSRDQPEKIYIQDRIRQTIEELTDAIVTKNGSFYLCGPTWPVPDITACLEDIVRNGAKKNGEEIKDVAKVVEDMKEDGRYILEVY